tttcataagCAACCTCACACAAGCTTGCTCTTACGCAGGCTCTTCGACATAatcaaaatgaatttattttcataaatttaatttatgtaccAGCTCCGTTTACTACAATTTGCCATAGTCATCTTAAACAAAATCTTAAAAAGCAAAATGGTCAGCCACAGTTGTATCCGAATTATCTTTAACGAGATTTTTGATGGACTTCGGCTAACAACCGAAAAGCTTCATAAAAGTGAACATAACGAAACGGTGGAATGCTGTTTTTCAGTGTCGCTGGTTTCTTCTTCCCCTTTGTCGGAAGTAGGGTAATTGCGATTGCTGGCCGGTCAGATGGAGTCGAGGGGAAACGATAAACGCGGAGAAGAGTGTCCTGGATTTTCAGCCGGCCCTCGAATATCCCGTGAACGCTGgacgtttttaataaaattcgtgTGAGTAGTAATTGCTCCAGTCATTTGTCGGATGTGGCCCGTCACGGTTCGTAATCTGTGTCGGATTAACAGTATCTCCGAGATGCGACCGAGGTTCGCGCCGACGACGATTTTCCGCCATTTTTGTGCGCGAAATATGCTCACGCGTGGTTGGTGGAACTACTGTTATGCTGATTGACTTTCGCTGTTCAATGTAGTCAAATTTTTGCTGTTGGATTTTTTGGGTGGTGTTGAAGGTTTGACtgcaatttggggacttggaattttggaggttaGATAATGGAGGTTAAGTAATTGAGGttaggtggaatttggggatttggaattttgggacttgggttatggaatttagggatttggaattttggagattaggTAATGGAAGTTAAGTAATGGAGGTTAGGTAATGGAGGttaggtggaatttggggatttggaattttgggactcgggttatggaatttagggatttggaattttggaaattaggtaatGGAAGTTaggtggaatttaggatttttttaattttgggacttgggttatggaatttagggatttggaattttggaggttaGATAATGAGAGTTAGGTAGAATTTGAGATAttctaattttggaatttgggttatggaatttggggacttggaattttggagactaGGTAACAGAGATTAGgcggaatttaggattttttaattttgggatttgggttatggaatttggggatttggaattttggaaattaggtaatGGAGGTTaggtggaatttaggattttttaattctggaaCTTGGGATATGGAATATGTAGTTTTGCAGTCTTTAAGGTTAGGTCATGGAGGTTAGGTGGAATTTAGTATAATttacatttgggatttgggttatggaatttggggatttggaattttgaagactAGATAATGAAGGTTaggtggaatttaggattttttaattctggaaCTTGGGATATGGAATATATAGTTTTGCAGTCTTTAAGGTTAGGTCATGGAGGTTAGGTGgaatttaatatattctaattttggaatttgggttatggaatttgggaacttagaattATGGAGGTTAGGTAATGAAGGTTAGATGGActctagaattttttaatatttataatttgggTGTTTTGAACCTATATTCCAAATTGAATGTATCTAATATTTCATGAATTGCATTTGGACCGAAATTCTTGTTTTACCAgaaatattattctaattttaccaaaaatgaaaataaatatattcattcACCTATCTCATATTTCTCACCATCAAGGTTCCAAACAGTCAACAAAACTTAAGCTTCTAGTGCCACCACTTAACCTCTTACTACGTAACCTCTATTATATAACCTCTACTACATAACATCTACCACATGACCTCCACCACATATCCTCTACTACATAACCTCAACTACATGACTTCTACCACATAACCTTTACCACATAACCTCTACTACATAACCTCTACCACATAACCTCTACTACATGACCTTTACTACATAACCCCTACTACATGACCTTTACTACATAACCCCTACTACATAATCTCTACTTCATAACCTCTGCCACATGACCTTTATTACATAACTTCAACCACATAACCTCCACTACGTAACCTTTACGACATAACCTCTACTACATAATCTTGATAACCACATAACCTCTACTACATAACCTTGATAACCACATAACTTCTACTACATAAGCTCTATCAGATAACCTCTACTACATAATCGCTACCACAAAACCTCTACTACATGACCTCTATTACATAACTTCTACCACATAACCTCCACTACGTAACCTTTACTACATAACCTCTACTACATAATCTCAATAACCACATAACCTCTACTACATAATCTCGATAACCACTTAACCTCGATTAAACTTCCTCTCACACCTCCCACCGCCCCCAAATAAACGAACAATAACCAAAACCTCTGCACCTCCCAAATCCTCCTGTCAGAACAATTAAACGCCATGAAAAAGAAATTTTCCCGATTGTCGTCCGAAGCCTTCAATTCCCATTCGTTATTCGAGGGTTTCGGCATGGCTAGGCAAGCAGGTCAGAGGGATACTTACTTACGGGGCTGTACGACATTGTTTTGGTTCCGGAGTCCCTCCTCCCAGAGGAGGAGGCGTTAAACAGCGCGTGGATCAGGTGTTAGCCGACCTGTTATAAGGACGAACTGACCGATGGTAGGAGAACGCGAAATACTCTTATAAAAGAGCCGCGGCCGAACGATTCCTATTAGTCTGTGGAATTTTTCGAGCGGCTACCTCGCTGCAAAATTGGATCACCGTTAGCTAACAGTATCGTGCGCCTTCCATAATGAAAAGGATCAGGATACTCTTCGTGATCCTTCATTTGACGTTCCTCCATTTGGCGCACGGCAGAAACGAGTACACGAAGCTGTTCGACAAATGCGCCGCCGAGAAGAACGCGTTCGATTGCCTGAAGAAGAAGGCGTTGGACATTTTGGACTCCGCCATTAAGGACGATTCGGTGTACGTGTTGAACGATTATGTGTCCATCGAGAGGGATCCTGAGGTACTCGCGAGAGGCACGGATCGATCATTCAAGGACGAGAACGGAACGGAGCTTAGTCTAGATCAGAGGCTTGACAACAAGTTTCACGAGTATCTGGCTTCTAGGAGTGTCAAGCTGACTATACCGGGCGATGTCTTTGAAGGTATTTAGAGGTTTGAGTAGAGAAGGTACGAGATCTTGAGAGTTTATCGTGTAATTTTTTTAGGGAGGAGGAAGAAGGGGAAGGGATACGGGGCAATCATGATGGGAGCCATGGCTGTTGCaggtaattgcaaaattattagaattttagTCATAAATCATATCGTGTGAAATCTTGTACTATTTTACAATGATATATCCTTGTGCTATTTATATACAGACAGATTTTATATTGATTACTtcattaatgtaaaattttgtcCATCACAAATTCATCCTTTTAAAATTAAAGGTGAACTAGCAAGAATATAAAATCACCAACTCATTACAAAATTGCCATCTGTAAAATTACACAAGGTAGAATTCCCTCCATCTTCAAAATAGTGATGGCAACAATTTTTCCAGCGATGATGGCGCAGCTGGCGTACGGGAAAATAGCGTTCATCGCCGGAACAGCGCTCTTGACAGCAAAAATAGCGCTAGTTTTGAGCGCGATCATAGGATTAAAGAAGTTAGTGTCGCATCAAGGCGGTAGCGGGCATGAAGTGATCTACGCGACCGGAAGCGATCATCACGGAAGCTACAGCAGTGGCGGAGGTTATGGTGGCTGGCAGAGAACCATCGACGGTGTTCCTCCcacttgaataaataaataaataaattttaactgaTCGAGTAAGATGTATAAATTATCCTTTTTTAAGAGAGaggaactttttaataaaattgatggaCTGGCTAAAACGCATTGTAAAGAGTAAAATAAGCTGtaccaaaaatttttgtattttatacggAGTATTGTGATTTGTATATTGTTGTAAAAAGGTAATAAaggttattatataaatatttttattttcatgagtacatttttttttataacaaaattttttataaatacaaaatgctGACACACtgttataaaaatgatttatataacgatacattttaaattaaaattgactatgttacattaaaaataaataaataaatatccaGAATCTGCCACAAATTATTTACAGTCTATCTGTTTATCCAGAGTCTATTTAGA
The nucleotide sequence above comes from Megachile rotundata isolate GNS110a chromosome 13, iyMegRotu1, whole genome shotgun sequence. Encoded proteins:
- the LOC105663142 gene encoding uncharacterized protein LOC105663142, producing the protein MKRIRILFVILHLTFLHLAHGRNEYTKLFDKCAAEKNAFDCLKKKALDILDSAIKDDSVYVLNDYVSIERDPEVLARGTDRSFKDENGTELSLDQRLDNKFHEYLASRSVKLTIPGDVFEGRRKKGKGYGAIMMGAMAVAAMMAQLAYGKIAFIAGTALLTAKIALVLSAIIGLKKLVSHQGGSGHEVIYATGSDHHGSYSSGGGYGGWQRTIDGVPPT